From the Musa acuminata AAA Group cultivar baxijiao chromosome BXJ3-7, Cavendish_Baxijiao_AAA, whole genome shotgun sequence genome, one window contains:
- the LOC103990840 gene encoding TPR repeat-containing thioredoxin TDX isoform X1, giving the protein MDTHKVSELKAFVTSCRSDPSILHHPSLAFFRDYLQSLGARLPPQAMSKNPMKGENDDEMTKAAPDSVDKKPYQKPEDAAIEDEIIESDMELDGELVEPDNGPPQKMGDPSTEVSEESRDVAQMCKAKAMNAMSEGKLDESIEFLTEAILLNPSSAILYATRASVFVKLHKPNAAIRDSDAALQINPDSAKGYKYRGMAKAMLGQWEEAASDLHVASKLDYDEEINSVLKKVEPNAHRIEEHRRKYERLRKEREAQKIERERQRQRAEANAVYERGKKESTSENKAFQDAEPKDPDSLAALQDGSVISIHSSNELQTKMTAAVRLSRLVILYFTATWCGPCRFMAPIYKALAEKHRNIVFLKVDIDELGNDAHRWNVNSVPTFFFVKDGKEVDKVVGADKSGLERKIAVHAAKP; this is encoded by the exons ATGGATACCCACAAGGTGTCTGAGTTGAAAGCCTTCGTAACCAGCTGCAGGTCCGACCCTTCCATTCTCCACCATCCTTCTCTCGCCTTCTTCCGAGACTATCTCCAAAG CCTTGGCGCTCGTCTTCCCCCCCAAGCGATGTCG AAAAATCCTATGAAGGGTGAAAATGATGATGAGATGACAAAAGCTGCACCAGATTCTGTAGACAAGAAGCCTTACCAGAAGCCCGAAGATGCTGCCATTGAGGATGAAATTATCGAGTCAGATATGGAGCTGGATGGTGAGCTGGTGGAACCTGACAATGGTCCTCCACAAAAG ATGGGAGATCCATCAACTGAAGTTTCCGAGGAGAGTCGTGATGTTGCTCAGATGTGCaaagcaaaggctatgaatgcaatgtcagaaG GTAAGTTGGATGAATCAATTGAGTTTCTTACGGAAGCGATCTTGTTGAACCCAAGTTCAGCTATCTTATACGCCACTAGAG CTAGTGTTTTTGTCAAGCTGCATAAGCCAAATGCTGCTATACGTGATTCGGATGCAGCTTTGCAG ATAAATCCTGACTCTGCCAAAGGATACAAATATAGAGGAATGGCAAAAGCTATGTTAGGCCAGTGGGAAGAAGCTGCAAGTGACCTGCATGTGGCATCAAAACTTGATTATGATGAGGAGATTAATTCAGTGCTTAAAAAG GTTGAGCCTAATGCACACAGAATTGAGGAACATCGCAGAAAATATGAGCGCTTGAGGAAAGAGAGAGAAGCACAAAAAATTGAACGTGAAAGGCAACGCCAGCGTGCTGAAGCTAAc GCTGTATATGAGAGGGGGAAAAAGGAGTCAACTTCAGAAAATAAAGCATTT CAGGATGCTGAGCCAAAAGACCCCGATTCTCTTGCTGCTCTACAGGATG GAAGTGTTATAAGCATTCACTCTTCGAACGAACTGCAAACGAAAATGACGGCTGCAGTGCGCTTGAGTAGATTAGTCATTCTATATTTTACTGCAACATGGTGCGGGCCCTGCCGCTTCATGGCACCCATTTACAAAGCCTTAGCAGAGAAGCACCGCAACATTGTGTTTCTGAAAGTCGATATAGATGAACTCGGGAACGATGCTCATCGCTGGAATGTCAACAGTGTACCAACTTTTTTCTTTGTGAAAGATGGGAAAGAAGTCGACAAAGTTGTTGGGGCTGATAAGAGCGGCCTCGAGAGGAAGATTGCAGTGCATGCAGCGAAGCCATGA
- the LOC103990840 gene encoding TPR repeat-containing thioredoxin TDX isoform X2 yields MDTHKVSELKAFVTSCRSDPSILHHPSLAFFRDYLQSLGARLPPQAMSKNPMKGENDDEMTKAAPDSVDKKPYQKPEDAAIEDEIIESDMELDGELVEPDNGPPQKMGDPSTEVSEESRDVAQMCKAKAMNAMSEGKLDESIEFLTEAILLNPSSAILYATRASVFVKLHKPNAAIRDSDAALQINPDSAKGYKYRGMAKAMLGQWEEAASDLHVASKLDYDEEINSVLKKVEPNAHRIEEHRRKYERLRKEREAQKIERERQRQRAEANAVYERGKKESTSENKAFDAEPKDPDSLAALQDGSVISIHSSNELQTKMTAAVRLSRLVILYFTATWCGPCRFMAPIYKALAEKHRNIVFLKVDIDELGNDAHRWNVNSVPTFFFVKDGKEVDKVVGADKSGLERKIAVHAAKP; encoded by the exons ATGGATACCCACAAGGTGTCTGAGTTGAAAGCCTTCGTAACCAGCTGCAGGTCCGACCCTTCCATTCTCCACCATCCTTCTCTCGCCTTCTTCCGAGACTATCTCCAAAG CCTTGGCGCTCGTCTTCCCCCCCAAGCGATGTCG AAAAATCCTATGAAGGGTGAAAATGATGATGAGATGACAAAAGCTGCACCAGATTCTGTAGACAAGAAGCCTTACCAGAAGCCCGAAGATGCTGCCATTGAGGATGAAATTATCGAGTCAGATATGGAGCTGGATGGTGAGCTGGTGGAACCTGACAATGGTCCTCCACAAAAG ATGGGAGATCCATCAACTGAAGTTTCCGAGGAGAGTCGTGATGTTGCTCAGATGTGCaaagcaaaggctatgaatgcaatgtcagaaG GTAAGTTGGATGAATCAATTGAGTTTCTTACGGAAGCGATCTTGTTGAACCCAAGTTCAGCTATCTTATACGCCACTAGAG CTAGTGTTTTTGTCAAGCTGCATAAGCCAAATGCTGCTATACGTGATTCGGATGCAGCTTTGCAG ATAAATCCTGACTCTGCCAAAGGATACAAATATAGAGGAATGGCAAAAGCTATGTTAGGCCAGTGGGAAGAAGCTGCAAGTGACCTGCATGTGGCATCAAAACTTGATTATGATGAGGAGATTAATTCAGTGCTTAAAAAG GTTGAGCCTAATGCACACAGAATTGAGGAACATCGCAGAAAATATGAGCGCTTGAGGAAAGAGAGAGAAGCACAAAAAATTGAACGTGAAAGGCAACGCCAGCGTGCTGAAGCTAAc GCTGTATATGAGAGGGGGAAAAAGGAGTCAACTTCAGAAAATAAAGCATTT GATGCTGAGCCAAAAGACCCCGATTCTCTTGCTGCTCTACAGGATG GAAGTGTTATAAGCATTCACTCTTCGAACGAACTGCAAACGAAAATGACGGCTGCAGTGCGCTTGAGTAGATTAGTCATTCTATATTTTACTGCAACATGGTGCGGGCCCTGCCGCTTCATGGCACCCATTTACAAAGCCTTAGCAGAGAAGCACCGCAACATTGTGTTTCTGAAAGTCGATATAGATGAACTCGGGAACGATGCTCATCGCTGGAATGTCAACAGTGTACCAACTTTTTTCTTTGTGAAAGATGGGAAAGAAGTCGACAAAGTTGTTGGGGCTGATAAGAGCGGCCTCGAGAGGAAGATTGCAGTGCATGCAGCGAAGCCATGA
- the LOC135580801 gene encoding uncharacterized protein LOC135580801, translated as MQIQVKCNCGDGKCPEWAIIELQGVVESQLAISDQINGLEIGHLCCSSSSSSSQLSYIFTVGYHELSGTKVQLKKPLLVLKKKAAVDAAGPEFPASSATELEVIGIIRQKILFKTRPKALISRAQAKKLS; from the exons ATGCAGATACAGGTAAAGTGCAACTGTGGTGATGGGAAATGCCCTGAGTGGGCGATAATTGAACTCCAGGGTGTTGTTGAATCCCAGTTAGCTATCAGTGATCAGATCAATGGTCTTGAGATTGGACATCTCTGCTGCTCttcgtcgtcttcttcctctcAG CTAAGCTACATCTTCACTGTTGGTTACCATGAACTCTCTGGCAcaaaagtacagttgaagaaaccACTATTGGTGTTAAAGAAAAAGGCAGCAGTAGATGCTGCAGGGCCTGAATTTCCTGCTTCCTCTGCCACAGAACTGGAAGTCATTGGAATCATTCGCCAGAAAATCCTGTTCAAGACTAGACCCAAAGCACTGATATCAC GGGCACAGGCAAAGAAACTTTCATGA